The sequence below is a genomic window from Pecten maximus chromosome 14, xPecMax1.1, whole genome shotgun sequence.
CAGGCACATTGTGTGGTTGCCTTGATGAAGGAGAAACATGACAAGAAAATATATTGCATTATTTCTATCCTTTCCAAGAAAATGACAATGGAGTCCAATGAAACCTCCCCCTTCAATTGGCTTTATTGTAAGTATATTACCTGACTATTTACATGACCTGTACCATGTACCATACTTTTCAGATAGCTATTCATGGATTCAAATCCATAGCAAGAGAAGCCATATAGTGGTCCAAACTGCTTCACTGTTGATGCTAAATGTCTCAAAAGATGGACATTCATTATCTGCGACCCAGGCGAAATGATTTGCAAATAACCATGGTTGACCATGGTCTTACCATGGTCGACCATGGCCCAGAGACCATGGTTGACCATGGTCCTGGTAATTGGCACCATTGCCAATGACCATGGTCAATAAACATGGTTAACCATGGTCAAACCATGTTCTGACCATGGTCAAAAGCAGTGAAAACATGGTCAGACGATGGTCAAACCATGTTCTGACCATGGTCAAAAGCAGTGAAAACATGTCAAACCATGGTCAGACCATGGTCCAAATATGCTGAAAACATGGTCAGATCATGGTAAAACAAGAATGAGATACTTGATAAGCAATGAATACGAtaaatttacacaaaaatactcagcaaatattaaatttaattaattttaggCTTGGAAATAGGTatgggctattccagtaaaatatctttcTTACCCTGAGACTCCAACTTTAAAAACTGTATTGTAGTTATATTTAGCCAGTCCTATACTAACCCACCGCATGTAGAAGTAGGAGGCCCCTGGTCAGGTAGATTTTTCACTGGAATAATCCtatcaaaaaataaatgagAAACATTTTAACTTCATATTGCTTTTAATAAGCCAACAAAACTATCAACAACTTTTCATAAGAAATTTGGGTTTGCTGGCCAACTTGGAGTTGGGAGCTTTACCAGATACACTGTGTGACAGTATGTATTCTGGGGTGAAGAGTTTTGGTAACAAAACCTTGACCCCAGAATGCAATCTGTCTACATGACTCATAGAGTCATGTAAATCGCTTATCGCTTATTGAAAACCCATTGTAAAATTCACAGGATGAATCAATAGGGGATGGTGGAATTAACaatgttggggggggggggggggggggggggggggggggggtgatgtGGGAATTGGCAATGCGATGGTTGGTGGAGTTGGCGATGCGATGGTTGGTGGAGTTGACTGCATGTTGGTGGGGGTTGCTGGAGTTGGCGGCATGTTGGTGGGGGTTGCTGACATAGGAGCCTGAAATCTGTTGATCTTCTTCTTCAGGCTCCTGACCTCTTCAGAAATTCTTTCATGCTTACACAGCTGAAATGAAAGAACAAGTACTTCTTTACTCCTTAGAAAATGTAGAACTCTGGTATCCCAGAATTGAATAgtttaaatgaatgtttaatGCAAATTTGCAAGTTGTTGCTGTTATCCACCATTACTCAGGGTTCACAATAATTTTTCACTTAAGAGGCCAAATATGGAATGTAGGAGTCCCCACCTCACAAAGGGGGTCGGGGGCATTGACATCAAGCATAATGAGATATTTTTGAGTTAAATATTTCATCTACGAAAGATAAACAACACAAGTATTTTTATGGCAAATTATAGAAGCTCCGCCCACATCGTGACTAGAAAGGTAAAATATGTTGCCAAACCGTGTTACGATGTGAAGAGTATAACAATTGTTTAGCCGCTTTTAGTGATACTCGAGTATTCATATTAATTCCAGTGCATTTGAAAGAGTTTTATAATAACAGTTCGAGAGTTTTCAAGGGAAGAAAACATCAGATTTACAGTCATCCTCAGGGTACTATAATGATCCTAACACAGgcatcaatgtttatatttccAATATGTAATTATCACTCAATAATCAATTCAACATATTCAACTTAATGTAATTCTTCACTTACTCCTTGTGGTCTGTTCCCTTTGTGTTGCTGTTGTACTTCTGCAACGCTGATGCAACCAGATCCTTGGCTCTATTTTTTACAACATCcatatctttataaaaaaatatgaaattacagaagtgatttttcttcttttaaattTGAGAATACAAGGTTACTACTTTAAAGTCATGAATGCTCCTCAAATTATGCTTCATACCAGTTATAGATAATCTTAATTGTACATGTTGAAAGTAAGCTTCACTGAGTTATCATAATCTGCAATATTGCAACAAACACAAAGAAATATACACAAGTTACAATTTGCCTTACACAGCTCGCTTGTTCCCTGTTTGAATAACAGAAGAGCTATGAGTCATTGCCTTGGTGTTGCCTTTGGTCTCATCCTTTTCTGTGTTAAGGACcaatatacatgttttcttaCCAAGTCTAATTTTCACACTGCATAACGGTTACATAATCATCATTTGTTTCTCTATTAAAATCTTTGAAACTTAaactttgatataaacattttaaaaaaaagatgcaACTTACTGTTTATGGAGGATGTGCTGGGGACCTTCGGTGCATCATCGTGAACCAGCTCATTTTGGTCATCATTGGACGTTTGTGCTTATGAAATGTAAAAGGAAAACATTGCTGAACTTAAGAAACAAAAATTGTATAACTTTGATTTGACTTTACAATCTCAAGctacatacagtaaaacctcttTATAACCGAAGTTCAGCttgacatttttcaaaaaatgcaTTAGGCCAAAATTAATGTAGTTGAATAGCCATTCAATATTAAAAGCGCCTTGTTAAATTTTGATACGGAATGTTGACAAAGAACACATAACAGATGCTGTGCCAGAGCCATGCTATAAGCTCAGGgccaggtgacctaataaaagtATTTTATGAAGTTAATCTAAACAATGCTTACTtgctgtacattgtgtaaccaGTTGATATGAGCTCTTTGCTGATTAACCTCTTGTTGTAGGGCAAATACCCAATTTTCCAGGGTCGTCATCCGCTGCTgcaaaggggccgcggtggccgagtggttaaagtgtcgggacactttatcactagccctccacctctgggttgcgagttcgaaacttacgtggggcagttgccaggtactgaccgtaggctggtggtttttctccgggtactctggctttcctccacctccaaacctggcacgtccttaaatgaccctggctgttaataggacgttaaacaaaaacaaacaaaccaaaccgcTGCTGCAAGTTTTCATTAACCTGGATGTTGCTCTCCACGACATCAAACTCCTTTGGAGCATTAAGTGCTCTGAATGCTGAGTTGAGCACCTGGCTGGTAGCTCTATCAGAGCTTGTAGAtggtctgaaaaaaaaataataaaaaaatataaatataactaaataaatacTTCTATGTCTAAATCTGTTCATTGAAATATCAGAgtgttttattacattaataCCACTTCTATCATAATATCTATTATGGCTTTTTCTGAGAATGATTTCAGGCATTTAAAGATTTCTTTCTGGCGTAGCTGATCCTTTAAGATCAGGCACCACCAGCTGGTTCTTTCTGCAGAAAGCTATTATGAAgtctggaaaaaaaatgttgcattgTAAATTTCCCTGCTTTTCTCAAAAATGTATCCTAAACTTATATCAAAGAACAAATTGAATTTGTGTTATTTCAGAAAGTTCATGATTTTCAAGCATTATACTTTCAGGTTTTGCTTTCAGGTTCATATGCAAATGGTATTGTATCACGAGCATATGATATGCATTGTGTGAAACATTAGGACTGAATgcataattaatgaaaagtttAATTTGACACATTTAATACAGAAAACAACTTATAATAAGAATTCCCTTCTTCAGTCACAAttgacacaatatatatatcctttgAGTGTGTGAGGAATATTCTTATATTCTCACCTTTGATGGCAGAGAGACGAAGTTTGTCCAAGTCTGGTCGATGGTCTCCTTCTTTTCTGCTTGCAAGTCCCTGTCCTCGTGATTGAGCCATCTCCCTCTCTTCAAATAAAAGAGGCATCAGTTTCATTGTTAACGAGTACCAGGGCTTGCCTGCCTTCTTTGCTAACTGGGATGCATGGCGAAGCCTCTCACCAGACACCATGAAGCCATACTTCTCAAGGAGTTTTACTTTCTAAATGAAACAAGAAGAGCATGGTTAGAAACATTACATTTCTGTTCATAAAAAATAACTgccatataataaaatgtaatatgtttatatgattTTCATTTAGATGACTGCTTCTTATTTTAAAGGAACAGTTAAAAAGGTTTCACAGAGAGCCTTGGCAGTTGTAAGGAACAATGTCAGAGTAAGAAATTTGGTCTTATCTGCTATGTAACAAATTATAAAGTCAAATACTGAAAAAATACCTACATCGTCAACACCCTTTGGACTGTCCTCAATGTCATGTTGTGTATTATGAAATTTCTCAGAGGTGTGGAATGCAATGGATTAAGTGTGGGAAGCGCTTCTGGATACATCTGCAATAACCATGAAACATGCTAATCATTTcctgtttttcattttcttgaGGGACACTTTGTAGAATTTATCAAGATAACATAAAATGAATAAGGCAGAAATACTTACATCTTCAACACTGTTCTCAAGGTCATGCTGTTCATTCTGTGATTTCCGTGGAGATCTTCTGAGAGTTGTTGAATGATCCTGTAAAGAATTGAAACACTTCAAGTACAGTGACACATATATTTCCATAACAGCTTATAGTATTCTAGTGGACTTTACTTCCAATCTTATGCTATTCTGTTCAGATTTGAAATAGATACATACATTGGATTGTGTTacaacaggtacatgtacattcactTTCTGTTTCAAGATATAAAGCAAATTCTTACCATCACTGAAGTGCTGTTAGATGAATGGAGATTAGGAGGCACTGGAGCAAGTGTGGGAAGGGCTTCTGGATACATCTGTAACAACCatgaaaaatgttttcattgGCCAACATTCTTAAGAcacatttattttcttaaaaaaaaagaacccTCTGAAATTTATTCATAAATTACTACGTACAagttatattgtacatacatgtcaCAAACAGCTTTGTCAGCATGATGTTTCCACTCACATAACTCTTAGGAAGTTAATCAGATGTTAAATAGGCCGAAGATAAAGTGTAGGACATTTTTAAAGATCACCTTAGAACCAGTTTGGAcaagtttcattgaaatatcaCAATTAGTGCTCTCTTTTCAATATATGCCAGgtagccatctttgatttccaACAGTCTCaaacacatttaaacattttgtctTCCTTTCTATATCTACTACACTCCTGAAAAGTTTAAGCTCGTTTGGACCCGAAGAATTAAAGTAGgaaatcaatttatttaaaGTCATTTACAAGATGAAAAAATCACTTCTTTATCCTGAGAGTCTAAATTGACATAACTGTTTCTATGTGTCAAGTGTTGAGAATCCCCCTGCAATGCAATAATAACTGAAGTAAATTCTTGTCTGCTCTTCATTAGAAAAGCTATTAAAACATCATTATTCATATTACCTAgtttagtacatgtacatcactttTATTAGAATTTTTCTTTTATctatgttttcttttatttaattataacttaaaacaacattcaaaataacCAATAAGTTAATAATTGTTGTTAAACATACATTTAAGAAGGTTATATTATTGCTTTCAGTATACTAATCTGGATAATGAAACACTAATAATGGGAAACATAACCAAATATTACTTTCgtttttaatgaattattaaaaATTAGAAAGATAAAGTATCCATTATGTTAGAAATGCAATATACCATATTGTAATTGAAATCTGTCTGGTTCAAGTAGCTACTCTGTTCTTGCGCCTCACTTCCTACTGCAAATGAAGGTGTGTTCATACTGTTGGAGTATGAACCCCAGTCTGAACGTTTCCAAGGAACAAATGTTTGGCCTTGAGCGACAGGTGCAGTCTacaatttttataaatatttagaaCTATTTTGAAGTAAACTATTATAATAGCAATCAGGGAAATTCATGCTTGTCCCTTTTTGAATAGATTTAATAATGTGAAGCTAAACAACTTTTCtgaaataatgataatcattaTAATACTTTGAGAGGAATCAAgatcttttcataattttataataCCAGGTATGTTTCAAGTTAGTTTCAACTCTCTGCACCAATAACAGACTGAGAGAGTAACAAAATTAAAGTTAGAATTACATGGAAAATAACAACTATGACTTGATACACATATAATACATCACTctgacatacattttgtatacagcaTATAATCCTAAGTAAGTTTTGGATTTGTAGTTTAGGCTTTAAATGCAAGACACAGTTTGAGAGTACAATTTTAACTGAGAATGTCATGCCCAGGTACTTACTTCAAAGCAGTTATCCATGTTGGAATGGTGACATGTTGACTTTTTGAAATGGTTTAAACATCTCGTTAACCAATCTCTGATAGCTGGATCAGTTACAATCTCCAACATATTAATCATTTGTGGTGATGGAActgtaattaatataaatttattaaaattcttTCTTAATGTCAATGTGGTTACTTAAGCTATAGCCTTTAAGATCGGTGTTTTAATGACTTTATTTATGTACAATGGTATTACCACAAGGTATATTGTATCTCAATACTGTATTACACTGAAATTATGCTAACATGTAAGAGTGTTCTTTTGAAATACAAATTCATGTTGTCGGTGCGATTATGATTAGTATTGTGGTATGttgaaaaatttaattaaaacatttacataccTGGTACCTTGTCCAATGTTTCTTCCTGTGGTACACCCGGCATGTCATTACTCAATCCTTGTACTATGGACCATGTGGAGGATAGGTCTGTGTTGCAGTAGAAGGAATTTAAATCCGCTgcattttctctttctcctgttacataagTATCGCTTTGTACATTCTGATTGTTTGTCGGATGCTGTTTTCTCACTGCTGTTGCAGTCGATTTCCGTATCCGTTAAGTGGTGATGGTGCCACTTTGGCCGCAACTTCCCCAGAACTTATTTATTATGTAGTTCAGCTGACTGGAGGTCAAACCGACATTTGGATGGGGGGGTCTCGACCCCCCAATGCAGAAAGAATGGAGCGGattcctgttgttttgatgAAAAGCACGGACACTTCTTTCTGATTTCTACAAAAGTTTTTAACATATCGTAAGTTGCGCATGACACCACCAGCAAAGCTGGTGCGATGTATGAGGTTTTGTGCTGAGTGACAGTAATAACGAAATGTTCTTCTCTCCTTAATGCAGCCAACACTTGCTTCAGTGTCAGGCCGGTTATTGCGCCCGACCTTTGCGCATTCTTGGCAACTAATTCCATTATCAAATATCCCACGATTttgttagcccaccatcatcagatggtgggctattcaaatcgccctgcgtccgtggtccgtcgtccgtccgtccgtccgtccctccgtccgtccctccgtccgtaaacaattcttgttatcgctatttctcagaaagtactgaagggatctttctcaaatttcatatgaaggttccccttggtgcctagttatgcatattgcgttttgagaccaatcggaaaacaacatggccgacaggcagccatcttggattttgacaattgaagtttgttatcgctatttctcagaaagtactgaagggatctttctcaaatttcatatgtaggttccccttggtgcctagttatgcatattgcgttttgagaccaatcggaaaacaacatggccgacaggcagccatcttggattttgacaattgaagtttgttatcgctatttctgagaaagtactgaagggatctttctcaaatttcatatgaaggttccccttggtgcctagttatgcatattgcattttgagaccaattggataacaacatggccgacaggcagccatcttggattttgacaattgaagtttgttatcgctatttctgagaaagtactgaagggatctttctcaaatttcatatgaaggttcccccgtggtgcctagttatgcatattgcattttgagaccaatctgaaaataacatggccgacaggcagccatcttggattttgacaattgaagtttgttatcgctatttctgagaaagtactgaaggaatctttctcaaatttcatatgaaggggccccttggtgcctagttatgcatattgcgttttgagaccaatcagggaaaaaaatggccgacaggcagccatcttggattttgacaattgaagtttgttatcgctatttctcagaaagtactgaagggatctttctcaaatttcatatgtaggttcccctcggtgcctggttatgcatattgcattttgagaccaatctgaaaataacatggccgacaggcagccatcttggattttgacaattgaagtttgttatcgctatttctcagaaagtactgaagggatctttctcaaatttcatatgtaggttccccttggtgcctctttatgcatattgcgttttgagaccaatcggaaaacaacatggccgacaggcagccatcttggatttgagaattgaagtttgttatcactatttctgagaaagtatttaagggatctttctcaaatttcatatgtaagtttcccttggtgcctagttatgcatattgcgttttgagaccaatctgaaaacaacatggccgacaggcagccatcttggattttgacaactgaagtttgttatcgctatttctgagaaagtactgaagggatctttctcaaatttcatatggaggttccccttggtgcctctttatgcatattgcgttttgagaccaatcggaaaacaacatggccgacaggcagccatcttggatttgacaattgaagtttgttatcactatttctgagaaagtatttaagggatctttctcaaatttcatatgtaagtttcccttggtgcctagttatgcatattgcgttttgagaccaatctgaaaacaacatggccgacaggcagccatcttggattttgacaactgaagtttgttatcgctatttctgagaaagtactgaagggatctttctcaaatttcatatggaggttccccttggtgcctcattatgcttattgcattttgagatcaattggaaaacaatatggcagacagaccgccatcttggattttgacaatttaagtttgttatctctatttctcaaagtactgaagggatctttctcaaatttcatatgtaggttccccttggtcccttgtattgcatttttggaccagtctgtcctgaaaacaacctggcaaacaaacagccattatcgttaaatctcaaatttcttatatagctaggattcccttgtttgaaaagtactggagggatatctcaatttgcacagattagtaaaaggaagggaaaaatagagagaagatcaatctgacatagaacctataaagatcattcaatggtgggcgccaagatccctctgggatctcttgttgtattcATTACGGGATATATCGCTTTCAGGTGTATAGCAATCGATAAAGTCTCGAACCCCTAGGGCATGGTCTGATTTTAAACACCTGTTTAGGTCTGCGGGGTCGAGTGCATTATCAAAGTCATTTACTTGCCTTTCAGTTTCGCGTTGTTTGATCGGTTTTGCCATTATTGTGTTCCATCTTGAGATGGCCCTTTCCATTCCATCGAGGCATTCGTGGTCGAAGTTTTTCTCCATGCGACGGAAATTTACAAATTCCTTGTAGGAGGAAAGATAACTTTTTACTGTGCCTGGTTGGCATTCATTGCGAAATTCATCCAGCCAGACATCCCTGACTAATTTGTGGTTGAGAAGCGACTCAACATTGAAGGACGGGTCAACCTTTTCCCATATTGTTTGAACTTGGTGTACATGCTGGTTTGCCACATCGTCCTTTTTTTGTTTCTCTGGCCCCTTTAGCCATTTGTAATATTCATTCATAATTTCAGAATGATGTTTGCTGGATTTTGGAATTATATTGTCCTTAGATTTTGCTGTTGTTTTCCTGTGAAGCGCCATGTGTTGATCTAGTCTTAATACCATTTTTGGGCAACCTGGCTCTGGGCATGCCTTGTATGCTAGGTTGCATTGATTTGCCTTACTTTGTTTAGTCTCATTAATGCTGAGGTAGTATGATAGGTCATGCGCGGTTCGCAGATGTCTTGGAAGGTTGATAACCGAAAGATTGCATCGATTACATTTGCGCCTTGGTCGCTTTTTCAAACCAGAACTTTTGTCCCTTATTCGGTTGTTTGTCCGTGGCCGATGATTTCCTTTAATTGGTTTCTCCATATCGGATTCAGCATCCTAAAATAATAATGCAAATAGGTTATACTAAAACTAACATGCTACAAAAAATAACTATTTCaattttaacaagaggcccaattaTACAATATTGGCTAACAATTAAGGCAATGCATGGAATTCTTTAGTAGAAACTGTAAGTTCCTGATAGATTTGAAGAATTCGAtcttaaaagtaggtcaagataattcatttgaacaaatttgaaaacccttcatcccagcatgctacaggaccaatatcaggCCACTAGGACTCTAAGTTATTGATAAGAAAtcgttaaaagattttagcctatttgatccttgtgaccttgaatgaaggtcaaggtcattcatttgaacaaacttggtagcctttcattcccagcatgctacatgtcAATATCAGCTCTCTATGCCTCTTAGTTATTGGCAAGAAGtcgttaaaagattttagcctatttgacctctatgaccttgaatgaaagtcaaagTCATTCTTTTAAACAAGCATGGTAGCGCTTTATCCATGCATGTCATATGCCCAATACCAGGTCCGTATGCCTCATAGTTAGTGACAAGAAGTCGtttaagattttagcctatttgaccactgtgacattgaatgaaagtcaaggtcattcatttaaacaaacttagtagcccttcatcccggCATGCTACATGTCAATATCAGCTCTCTaggcctcttagttattgacaagaagtcgttaaaagattttagcctatttgacccctgtgacctttaataaAGGTCAAgggcattcatttgaacaaacttggtagcccttcatcccagcatgctacaggcccaatatcaggtacctaggcctcttagttattgacAAGGAGTTGTTTAAATAGTTTAGCCTATTtagacccctgtgaccttgaatgaaggtcaaggccattcatttgaacaagcttggtagcccttcatcccagcatgctacatgtcAATATCAGCTCTCTaggcctcttagttattgacaagaagtcgttaaaagattttagcctattagacccctgtgactttgaataaagatcaaggtcattcatttgaacaaactcggTAGCCCTTCATAGCAGCATGCTGCATTCCCAATATCAGGTCTGTAAGCCTCTTAGTTATTgacaagaagtcgtttaaagattttggcctatttgaaccctgtgaccttgaatgaaggtcaaggtcattcatttgaccGAACCTATTAGCCCTTCAccgagcatgctacatgcccaatatcaggtctctatgcctcttagttattgacaagaagttgtttaaagattttggtctatttgacccctgcgaccttgaatgaaggtcaaggtcattcatttgaccGAACCTATTCGCCCTTCAccgagcatgctacatgcccaatatcaggtctctatgcctcttagttattgaccagaagttgtttaaagattttggtctatttgacccctgtgaccttgaatgaaggtcaaggtcattcatttgaacaaacttggtaaccctttatTCCAGGTTGCTACAGgtcaaatattatattattataatattcggttattgagaagaagtcgtttgaatggAAAGTTTACGAACGGCGCGcggcgcacgacgcacggcgcacggcgcacgactaagtacgaagcatgatgactataggtcatcctgacccttcgggtcagatgacctaataagtTCTATTAAACAGGTCGGACGTTGGATAAATATGGTCATATTCCACTAATTGAGTATGACCTTCCAGTCTTTTGATTTGTGGAAATTACGATCTTTGACCCGAATCGGACAGTGGTATGACGTCAAGACTTTTTTATCACTATAATCCAAAAGATGAAACTCGTAACTAGCAGCTCTTTGATCACTGCCATTTTCTTAAACGAGTTTTAATTCTTAATATTCCAATACTAATAAGTAATAAGTAGCAAATGAGCCAATAAAAGGCACTTTGAATGTTTGAAATCCTATACCCTGTGGGTAATACATACAAAACTGCGATATATATGTTTGGACTCGAATACACTTACGGAAAAGTCCTTTCTTCGAGTGCAATCGGTGTCAGCATCTACAACCTGATAGTGAAAAGTAGAGAACGATATGAATTGTAAATGTTCACTGATGATGGATTTCCGCAATggattgaaattgaaattttaaaatctgttcGACTTCATATTTCAAGCATTCCATTGACATCAATAACTTCGGTGTCGATAAGTGTTACAACCTGATTTGTACGAGGAGAGCAAGGCTCTACTATATCCCTGTCTACAAATCCctcaattttatttaaaggGACATATGTTAAATAAAGGAAAGTTTTGtgattgataaaaaatattgatacgTATTAGTcatatacataaacatttttgttatatCCACTTTTGTTTTCTTCAAGGGGTGATATCGTTGTGTTAGATATTTTATGAGACATACATAATTACTTACTCTCCGACGCTTTGCAGATTTAGCCTTGTTTATGGATTCACTACGCTTTTGCGATTGGGCATAATCTGAGTCAGTTTCGTCGTCGCTGCATTCAGACTGTaaaaaatagaacaaaaatatatatattatgtatcacGTAGCGATCGAGGGAGATTAGCTTGAGACGAACGCAGGACTCC
It includes:
- the LOC117341882 gene encoding uncharacterized protein LOC117341882, translating into MVPITRTMVNHGLWAMVDHGKTMVNHGYLQIISPGSQIMNVHLLRHLASTVKQFGPLYGFSCYGFESMNSYLKSMVHGTGHVNSQVCFAVGMSKQISNLIQQYIHGNIDDTIKSLAESLGSKLIKEDRTVKGRVTALGQRRPLNPASSYYNAVYADIRASNPSVFLRL